Within Lytechinus variegatus isolate NC3 chromosome 15, Lvar_3.0, whole genome shotgun sequence, the genomic segment GCGGGCTGTATAATTTAGGCCTCCAGGCATTTTGGCCCCTATACACCACTGCAGAAGATGACAAGTTTTGTCTACCATTGCTAACGATTAATAGTATATTCATGGCTCATGGGTACCAGTATCACATGCCCCCAGTGCAGTTATAGGGTTAAAAAATTCGGGAAGAACCCCTTGCCCTTTTCAAAAATGAGGAGGAAAAAGCCCGGGGGAAAAGCTTGgagaaaaacataccctaaacccGTTTTCCTAGTCTTACAAGAAAAAAGATTGGGGAAAAATACCCtaaaaaaagattaataaaCGCAATTTTGTTCCCCAAATGACGAAGATTGAAGCAACGCATTTCCAGGATGAGCCTGCTATGTGTACACAGCACCTCCAGGCAgcaccctccccccaaaaaaaaatcttcgggGTGATGCGTGTATTAGGCACATTCTCCAAAGGCAGCACCCCCCAATAATTTTGCCAAACGAGCTTCAGTCGATAGATATTTAATAGTGAAATCTGTTATTACTTAtccttctttttactttttaaatttatCGGGACCAATTTGACTTCCATTTTGCGGTACATGAAATTAAAGTTTACATCAGTAccctcacttaaaaaaaaatcattcccacATGTGTCCTGAACAGatcgagggagggggggggggttcggggtGCCCGCCCCTGCCCTGGATCCGCCTACCGTACCTACAGCTAGCTAGCCggctagtctgctgggcaaacacttcactcgaaataagggtctgaatgtgcagcctaatcatgccttgtgtactgaaggctctctcgctcaggGTCTGCTTCATCTTTGGAAGTTGGGCACAAATTTTGCTATGTCAATCATTGTGAGTTTGTTACcatgaccatggacctactgctgtgtagtaggtccatggtaggATCAAAAGTGGTGAACATCTGAATGTCATCGGCATAAACATGTACTGAATTGAGTGCCGACTCAAATTCCCTTATTTTGGggcaaaacaattatatgcacaactcagtgaactgcaaatgagacagtcgatgatgtcccccacttactattccttttgtttcaatatttcattttttacagataatttatgacaataatgaccaacttgcTTGAGCCATATAGtatatattaaacaatgctaattccacatgttcagggaggaataatagttgtttcacttgacatttaggagaaaattagaatatttcatataataaaatacaaaagaaatagtgagtggatgatgtcatcagttccctcatttccATACTGACCGGGATATGCATAtagatgttttgtgaaatcaagagAAGTTTTAAAACgtcgtaactttcttactttacatccgatttagatgaaattttcagtgttatgcttgttggatttttctctttttattcacatcaaagttgtgttggggtggatttgtcctttaagatGTAGACTTTGAACTTGTGAGCTCTCGACCCTAGAAAAGGGTAGAACACCTTCCGCAACACACTACCCTGTTATTTGCCCATAATGACATTGATACAGAGCAAAGTACGAAGTCGACATTTCATTGGAGATGTTTCATGatgaaaattacaataattCCAGTGTACACATGACATCATTTTATTATTCCAATGAGATGGGAAAAGGGGGTTATTCTTCATTGACAGCCGATGTTCGTGCCTGAAATGAAAAAGGTTTCAAAATTGACAATAAGAGTCTACATACTTTTTATTCCTGTcgtgaaaataaatacatgaggCGTTATGACGATATGAGATCATTTTTACcagcatgcccccccccctcttcaatATACAAAGGACTATTCGCATTTTGTACCCCCATGAAACCGCCTCTGAATTCAACTCTTTTAACCTAATGTGTACTTCTCTAATAGGAGGTGATATGCCTAAAACAGCGACAGTCAAGTTATAAGCACCAGGTGGATTTGAACCAGCTAGCCATCATCGTTCGTTTTCAAGGTGAGTATTCATAATTACGAAGTTTTCAAGAATCCTTTGATACAGGGTGTGCTATTCGAGAGGTTGGATGCTCGTATATATCCTAGTATGAATAAGGACTGAAAGGGAtgatccaggctgaaaatatttatatcttaatacatagagcagaattcactgagcaaaatggcgaaaatttcatcaaaatcggattaacagtcgtgaaaacagtcgtcatgaatattcattaggtgggctgatgatgccacatctccactttccgttttcttacaatttttttcattatttcatacttgggtgaataatatgtctcccttataaagaaataagttctcagaagaaaaaaacagttccactggaccagttagaccagtataattttaactggtaactctggaaattggaacGTCGGcttactggtctaactggtccagttaaaattttaatggtccagttaaaaattcAACTGGTCTTGAATTACTGGAATTTTATACTGGTCTTGTTTCTGCTGGTTGTTACTGGTCTTCATACTGGTATCCAATTTCAGCTGGTCTTTACTGGTATTTTCTACTGGTCTGActgataattattttattaataataataatttcaatcaataacaataataacagtaataagaatgataacaacaatgatcataataattatggtaataataagaagaatgatgataacaatgataaatgataacggTAATAACTTTCTCTGAATTGCAAGATTCGTTTTCCATAAATCGTCATATGATCTCACTTGAAATaaagtcattatttattggaccaatacaacaccaatttgatgaaaaacaatttaactggtaTTGCTACTTTGCTTaactggaatgcaattgtttgaactggtctccagttgatttttccTGGCCcaattaaaaatcaactggtccAGTAAACATATACTGGAAACTAGTAAAAATCTTCTGGAAACCTTTTATTGGACCAGTAGCATcagtttgatgaaaaacaatttaactggtattactaactgcttcaactggaatgcagttgttggaactggtctccatttgatttttactggtccagttaaaaatcaactgacccaataaaaatatactggaaaccagtaaaaatctactggaaaccagtaaaaagaCTGGTCTTACTAGTTTTTCTTTCTGGgctgcagcaataaatatctaatgcactaaatcagttgtcgaTCCAATGATTTTAGTTCTTGGAggcaaaaaatagaataaacctaatttcatataataaaataggaaagaacaagtggagatgtgacatcatcagaccacccaatgaatattcatgatgactgttttcacaaaatattgctaaactttagaaTTCATTTTGACGAAACTTtaggcattttgctcagtgatttctactctatttattaagctatacatactttcagcctggaccatccatTTAAAAAACCTTAGGTAGTTGCTTTGCATATTGCTTTGACCTTTCCGTGCTATGGTCATACTTTctcaaaatactttattttcatgatagggTGAATATACTATTCCAATGCAAGCAGCATGGACGAAGGCTGCTAAAAGGtatatagccccccccccccgaattttTGGTAATGATCTTGACACCCATTTGGATTGGAACCCGTTGCATAAAGTTACTAATATTGTAACTCTGTCATTGTCATCCAATTGTAACTGCCTTGGCAACGATACTCAACagctaatcaaaatcaagaattttCATGCGAGTTAccattgcatggcaaagttatcatacatacatacatacatttaatatttatatagcgcttttccatGTAAACATGCTCAAAGCGCTTGACAGtatcatattataattatgttgaatATTCTGCTCTCCAAGTGCTAACAATATTAATCAAATggatattacaaagaaaataaataggtctttagtttgtttttgaataattgCAGTGAAGGACATGAGCGGATGTTGATAGGGAGATTATTCCAATACTGGGACCTGTTAAACCTATGCATTGTTGACCTTTCTTGGAGTTCATTCTTGGGACTTGTAAAAGAAAAGGGTCTGTTCTAGAACGTAATGAATATTGACTTTGTTGAACTGGAGAAAACAGACATGATATGTCTatataatggtaacttttatgaaTATGGTAtacctgggggcgtttcatcaatatttttgtccgacaagttgtcagatctgacaactttcctggattctgattggttgagaagcactgtcactatagtaactgtcggataaaacaggacttgtcggataaaacgtccgacaagtcatttcatgaaacgctccccaggtcgtGAAAACTACCACTTGTACGTGTAGACGAACATGGTTCCCAAGTTGTAACGACAGTGGATGAATGGATAGGTAGATagttattagatagatagatagataatataggcaatttatattgcgcacatatccacatTGTTAGGTggtcaaggcgctcctatattacccggctaagctaggcgttcatatataacgcacacagctttttaaggaattacttcctaccggtacccatttaccgcacctgggttgagtgcagcacactgtggatcagtttcttgctgaaggaaattacgccatggctgggattcgaacccacgaccctctgtttcaaagtctgaagactaatccactgggccacaacgctccatgtaGATGAATATATCGATGGATGAATTAAtccaatatgaaagaaaatgaatgaatgaatgtataacaatgtaaaaaaaaataattgaaatgtgaaaatgaaaaaaagaataatatctTCGATTTGATTTTTATCCAGAATCTCCGTCTTTAAAGGACAAAACCATGGAACTTATTAAGAAGCGTCTTGAGGAAAATGGTATCACTTCAGTGCGTTTTGAGCAATCCGATATGTACGGGATCCCACACTGCAGAGCCATTCCAACCAGGCATTTTGAGAAGATGGCAACTAGAGGAATAAACATCTCTATGGGTTACATGGCTTATGATCCCAGGGGGCATGTCTTCCCTAATAGTGGGTATGGCGAGGAAATTCACTACGCTGATTGTCTCGCCTTTCCAGATCTGGATACCTTTCAGATATTGCCTTGGTGTACGAAGACAGCAAGGGTCTTGATCGAAGGTGTCCATGAAGGGGAGAAGGTACCTGTCTATCCAAGGGTTGTAGCCAGGAAGCAGTTAGAAAGGTTGGAGAAACACGGGCTGTCGCTTTGGTCGGCTCACGAACACGAGTTCTTTGTAGTCAAAGAAGGCACCATGGAATCTTTACACGGATATACAAATTCCACAGCAGTTATTCCTATGGCAGCTTACGAACCATTCTTCCAGCAGATACTCAATGACCTGCCTCCGGCTGGTGTCGATATTGAGTGCTACGGGGTTGAAGCTGCTATGGGACAACTGGAAATCACCTACCGCCCGGAGTTCGGGATCAAGGCTGCAGACACTGCTCACACCTACAAGATTGGTATCAAAGAGATTGCTCAGAAGCAAGGACTGGTGGCATCATTTATGACAAAGCCTTTTCCTGAAAGATATAGCTGTTCGGCTCACTACTGTCATTCCCTTTGGGACGTAGCTGGGAAGGTGCCAATGCTTTACGATGCAGGAAGCCCGACTGGATTATCGGAGGTTGGCCAACACTGGGTAGCAGGACTCATTACTCACGCCAGAGCAACAGCTGTGTTGATGGCACCAACGACCAATTGCCTCAAGAGATTCAAACGCTATTCCTTCGCACCCTGGAACGCCACATGGGGTCCGGATAACAGAACCTGCGCCTTTCGCGTTAAAACGAATGGTGGGAGTGGCACATACATCGAAAACCGGCTGGGAGCAAGTGGTTGTAGTCCTTACATTAGCATGGCTGCAACAATTGCTGCTGGATTAGATGGAGTCATCAATAAACTTCCACTTCCAGAAGGGATCGACGGACCAGGTGATGCATACGAGGATGAATATATTCCATCCGGGACACAGAAGCTCCCAGACAACATGGAAGATGCAATTGAAGCCTTGCTGGCCGATGCTGCCATTACTGATGCCCTTGGACCAGAATTCATCAAGTGTTTTGTTGCTTCTAAAAGGCACGATATGAAACTTGAAAAGGAGGCAATATCGAAGGGAACTGTTGAGGAATGGGAAAGGGATTATTTCTTTCACATCATGTAAGAGAAGAAGGGGAAGAGGTATGTACGTCTGTCATCATGGTCATGCCTGTTGATTCAAGTTAGTCTAAGACACCACAGTTTACCCCTCGGAGCCAATCAAATTTGACCATTGATTTGTGTTAGGATCCGAAAAGTGCCAAGTGTTCTTTGGCCGGGATCGAGTTGCCCGAGGGCACCCTTTGAAATGTTACTTTGTTGGAATAAATTTACCATCAACTAATCCATTGAAAGAGGTAATTTAAGACGTCTGGGGATGTACAATACAAACACAACTAGATAGAATATTACTTCTTCAGAAAAAAAGctataagaataatttttcaaacacactTTAGATTCTTAAAGTAATCTCAAATTAATCTTAAAGTAATATATCTTTTCGGTGCCGGGTAaatatggcagaggtaaaaatggcagaggtaaaaatggcagaggtaataatggcagaggtaaaaatggcaaaggtaaaaatggcagaggtaataatggcacaGGTAATAATGgcacaggtaaaaatggcagaggttaaAGCGGCAGAGATAAAAAGAGCAGAGGCATAAATGAcgagaggtaaaaatggaagatgtgataatggcagaggtaaaaatggccaaggtacactattagaaaaaaacagtagattctacagaagaaaaattaaaaacaggttttacagaaaaaaaaacaaataattttgtagattataacAGGAGGATTTtccacaattttacagaacagatatgttttttttaatgtggaaAACGGTTTTATTATGATAAATTTGTAAGGGTACATgcacaaaataccaattttctgtaattttacacaaatgcatgcatgtaggattacacagtgcagtatAACTACAGGTGTTCTCCAGACTCTGTTgcattaatttttcattgttaagtatcaattttctaacagtgtaaaaaatggcggagttgaaaatggcaaaggtaaagatggcataggcaaaaatgaaagagatatggggtgctggtttgttaaaaagccgagaaaaaaaagttttcactctaaaatcaaaggggatttggttaagggggaaaatgacacaaaaattatttcaactattagttgaaataattgtttattatctgattattattatttttattgtaattctttttctgaCCCAAAAGAACTTTACTTAGTAAGTAAAGTTCTTTTGGGtcagaaaaagaattacaataaaaataataataatcagataataaacaatgttttttcttctgtttgaaaACTAACAGAGATTTGTATCAAATCCCTACATTTTAGCATATACCAACCTTATTACCAAGAGGGTGCTGCTTATGGTGTACAAAATACGCAACAGCACTTCCGCTTCCAAGGGTTATGACCATCAAGCCGTTTTTATCACATTGGATGCAGTGGTAAAGAAGGTTCCGTGTCttcttttatgcaaagaatctgaACGAGACGGCCCCGTCGATCGACCCCACATTGGTTTACCAGTCAAAacaagattattattgattttcataatcagtTACATATTCAGGGCCAAGAATGAGAACgcatgcttattgtcattcaaatatttcaaaagaataataCAGACGACATTACAAATAAGGACATAATATTTAACCACGATCATTCGTGACAATTTCAACGTCTAAGCTTTTCCCGCTATGTTCTCTATGTTTTTCCCACCCCCTACCCTCTTGatctctccacctctcttatgtctactcttcctcctttttcacCGGTAAACCTGGAAAACTTTAGATATAAAAAACAACCAGCCAGAcaaaaagtaatgttataaaatgatgaatgagaatagtgcagtatcattttgctcctgataaattgaatgaaaaaaaatatctgtcgtttgatttctttttaaaggtcaagtccacctcagaaaaaatgttgatttgaatcaatagagaaaaatcagacaagcacaatgctgaaaatttcatcaaaatcggatgtaaaatgagaaagttatgacatttcaaagtttcacttattttcaacaaaatagttatatgaacgagccagttacatccaaatgagagagtcgatgatgtcactcactcactatttcttttgttttttattgtttgaattatacaatatttcaatttttacgaatttgacgattaggacctccttgcctgaagcacaaaatgttaaaataatggaattccactggcacgtgttcaggaaggaatgaaacttcatttcacatgacaatgatgagaaaataaaaatatttcatatttcacataataaaatacaaaagaaatagtgagtgagtgatgtcaaaactctctcatttggatgtaactggctcgttcatataactattttgtagaaaataagcgaaactttgaaatgccaaaacttccttgttttacatccgatttttatgaaattttcagtgttatgcttgttgattttttctcttttattcaaataaagtttttgttggggtggacttgtcctttaaaaagccTTCACGGTGCATCTTCAACGACttcgtaaatagcattgttcGGCCGATAAAGgcataatgatatgatgaaatgcctaaccgtgacatgcatttctaatttaatctatgtacatgcgggggatttttgacaattcattgcaTGGGGGTTTACGGCTGGCTATATTCCTagagctgtcatttttacctctgccatttttattacctctgccattttacctctgccattattacctctgccattttgacctctgccattttgacctctgccattattacctctgccatttttacctgtgccattattacctctgccattattacctctgccatttttatctctgccattattacctctgccattttacctctgccatttttacacagaGCCATTTTTATGTTCAAATTAAGCAAGGACGATCTCCCCGCCACTTTCTCTAATATGTTCCGTAAAATGTATCCATACACTGCTTCCCAAGAAGGAAACGACAATGTTATCATCTTCCTTTAACAATAACTTTATTTGCCAAAAAACTCATTTGTCTATTCTTCTCCGGGCCTGCCTACTGGAACTCTCTGCCTCAAGATTTCAAAGAATCTcttaatgtaaatatttttaaatgcaAACTTAAAAACATGTTAATTCTGCAATATTCGTTGCAAATAGGTCAAGCTGAATAATTTAATCATACTCGACTGTTTTTTATATGCGCTCATATTGTATACATATaatcatgtatattatttgttttatattttttctccttaAAATTGCAATTAGCCAAAGTACCTGCAGCTGCCTGccttctttctttctacttAATGTACCGCACTCCTCTGTCCCTCGATCCTGTCGTCTCCCCACATGATCCATCAGTTACGTCTTTGTCAAGTGCAcaaaaattgtttgtatttatttccaaacaaaattattattacaactcaatatttatttgttgtaattttgtaatgtaACTAAGATAGGGCTGCCTTTTGTACAAGCTTTTTttcggcaagtccctccgttttacttttaATTACAAATGTCATTTGAGATAACTTTATTTACTGAATTGTGTTACTTAAATCTAtgattatgtttatttatttcaaatatttaaaagaagggTAGCCAAATCAGCAACAAGCtggttttcaattttcattgggGCCCTTCGTaaacaaacacaaatataaaacatgGTGACACATTTGAATATAAACAAAGAATAGAGCATTAATACTAATAttgaaaaatctaaaaaattgaataatgaaataatcataattaactatggaaaataacaaaatagataaaatatgaTACTGTACAAATGTTACCTAAAAGTAAACGAAAATTATATATACACATGAAAAAGATAAGATACGTACAAAATGAcgag encodes:
- the LOC121428451 gene encoding lengsin-like encodes the protein MELIKKRLEENGITSVRFEQSDMYGIPHCRAIPTRHFEKMATRGINISMGYMAYDPRGHVFPNSGYGEEIHYADCLAFPDLDTFQILPWCTKTARVLIEGVHEGEKVPVYPRVVARKQLERLEKHGLSLWSAHEHEFFVVKEGTMESLHGYTNSTAVIPMAAYEPFFQQILNDLPPAGVDIECYGVEAAMGQLEITYRPEFGIKAADTAHTYKIGIKEIAQKQGLVASFMTKPFPERYSCSAHYCHSLWDVAGKVPMLYDAGSPTGLSEVGQHWVAGLITHARATAVLMAPTTNCLKRFKRYSFAPWNATWGPDNRTCAFRVKTNGGSGTYIENRLGASGCSPYISMAATIAAGLDGVINKLPLPEGIDGPGDAYEDEYIPSGTQKLPDNMEDAIEALLADAAITDALGPEFIKCFVASKRHDMKLEKEAISKGTVEEWERDYFFHIM